Proteins found in one Brachypodium distachyon strain Bd21 chromosome 5, Brachypodium_distachyon_v3.0, whole genome shotgun sequence genomic segment:
- the LOC100834167 gene encoding protein CHROMATIN REMODELING 19: MRRAFEEISDEEWSNHTFKPSRVLKRPHRTSQPAAPPPPPIESFRYDRKASSAVGTSKVTVVLSDDDDDFELGGNVRSRRAGKSSGVLKPPQHSNPPRRGPVSSVPFRHNPQPSKAAITAAFSHDDDFVISDDDFDLPVWRTSRRGRSTGRRLATATVDLSEGEEELDLAYEDSDLADDDSDDLADDNSDHPDPRPSRPRRTTGRRFVIEDDDDSDGSAAVGVMEVGDGEEDDEINLSELEKEDDDDGDYNGERSVKVEEVDGDVVGKALRRCSRISADLRQELYGSSTRNCESYAETDASTCQIVTQEDVDAACTCEELDFEPVLKPYQLVGVNFLVLLHRKKIGGAILADEMGLGKTVQAVTYLNLLQHLYNDPGPHLIVCPASVLENWERELKKWCPSFSVIMFHGAGRAAYSKELSSLGKAGCPPPFNVLLTSYSLFERKSAQQKDDRKALKRWKWSCVLMDEAHVLKDKGSFRWKNLMAVAQHARQRLMLTGTPLQNDLHELWSLLEFMMPDIFATGDVDLKKLLNAEDHELILHIKSILGPFILRRLKSDVMQQLVPKTQHVNFVSMGSEQYKAYKDATEDYRAVCQARSAKSSVQLSNNLSGLIPKRQISNYFMQLRKIANHPLLIRRIYSDKDVERIARLMYPKGAFGFECPLDRAIQELKNSNDFAIHQLLISYGDTGTKGALKDEHVLGSAKCQALAELLPSLANDGHRVLIFSQWTTMLDILEWTLEVIGVTYRRLDGGTPVIERQTIVDTFNNDRSIVACLLSTRAGGQGLNLIGADTVIIHDMDFNPQMDRQAEDRCHRIGQQKPVTIYRLVTKESVDENIYAIARRKLVLDAAILQSGADVDDETDVPEKTMGEILASLLLV, from the exons ATGCGGCGAGCCTTCGAGGAGATCTCCGACGAAGAGTGGTCAAACCACACCTTCAAGCCTTCGCGCGTCCTCAAGCGCCCCCACCGCACCTCCcagccagcggcgccgcctccccctcccATCGAGTCCTTCCGCTACGACCGGAAGGCTTCATCCGCTGTCGGCACAAGCAAAGTCACCGTCGTCCTttcggacgacgacgatgacttCGAACTGGGGGGAAACGTCAGGTCGCGCCGCGCCGGGAAGAGCTCGGGCGTGCTCAAGCCTCCGCAGCATAGCAACCCTCCTAGGCGGGGCCCTGTCTCCAGTGTACCCTTCCGGCACAACCCTCAACCCTCGAAGGCCGCCATCACCGCGGCGTTCTCTCACGATGACGATTTCGTCATCTCAGACGATGATTTCGATCTTCCTGTTTGGAGGACATCGCGGCGGGGGCGCTCCACTGGTCGTCGTCTGGCAACTGCCACTGTTGACCTCtccgagggagaggaagagttAGACCTCGCCTATGAGGACTCCGACCTCGCTGACGACGACTCTGATGACCTTGCTGACGATAATTCTGACCACCCTGATCCAAGGCCATCACGGCCGCGCCGCACCACTGGTCGCCGCTTTGTGATCGAGGACGATGATGACAGTGATGGCTCTGCTGCTGTGGGTGTCATGGAGGTAGGAGACGGAGAAGAGGATGATGAGATTAACTTGTCTGAGCTAGAGAAGGAGGACGATGATGATGGGGACTACAATGGGGAGAGGAGTGTGAAGGTGGAGGAGGTAGATGGGGACGTGGTGGGGAAGGCATTGCGCAGGTGCTCACGCATTTCAGCTGATCTGCGGCAGGAGCTGTATGGTTCTTCAACACGGAACTGTGAAAGTTATGCTGAGACAGATGCCTCCACTTGCCAGATTGTCACTCAG GAAGATGTGGATGCTGCATGCACATGTGAGGAGTTGGACTTCGAGCCAGTGCTGAAGCCATACCAGCTCGTGGGGGTGAATTTCCTTGTACTGTTGCATCGGAAAAAGATTGGCGGAG CAATTTTGGCTGATGAAATGGGTCTTGGCAAGACAGTCCAG GCTGTGACTTATCTTAATCTTTTGCAACATCTGTATAATGACCCGGGTCCACATCTCATAGTTTGCCCGGCTTCAGTGTTGGAAAATTGGGAAAGGGAACTTAAAAAATGGTGTCCTTCATTTTCTGTCATCATGTTTCATGGTGCTGGAAGGGCTGCCTACTCGAAGGAGCTAAGTTCCTTAGGCAAAGCCGGCTGTCCACCCCCATTCAATGTCCTTCTTACTAGCTACTCACTCTTCGAAAGAAAGAG TGCTCAACAAAAGGACGACCGCAAGGCCCTCAAAAGATGGAAATGGAGTTGTGTATTGATGGATGAAGCACATGTGCTAAAAGATAAGGGCAGCTTCCGATGGAAAAATCTTATGGCCGTCGCTCAACATGCTCGTCAGCGGCTCATGCTGACGGGTACTCCACTCCAAAATGATTTGCAT GAGCTATGGTCATTGTTGGAGTTCATGATGCCTGATATATTTGCCACTGGAGATGTTGATCTGAAGAAGCTGTTGAATGCAGAAGACCATGAGCTAATTTTGCATATAAAGTCCATTTTAGGGCCATTTATTCTTAGACGTTTGAAATCAGATGTTATGCAGCAACTTGTTCCGAAGACGCAACAT GTTAATTTTGTCTCCATGGGCTCAGAGCAGTATAAAGCTTATAAAGATGCCACAGAGGACTATCGAGCTGTTTGTCAGGCTCGTAGTGCAAAGTCTTCAGTCCAACTTTCCAATAATTTGTCTGGGTTAATTCCAAAGCGTCAAATATCAAACTATTTTATGCAGCTCCGTAAG ATTGCGAACCACCCTTTGCTTATAAGGCGCATTTACAGCGACAAAGATGTCGAGCGAATTGCAAGGTTGATGTACCCTAAAGGCGCATTTGGTTTTGAATGTCCCTTGGACAGAGCAATCCAAGAGCTAAAGAACTCCAATGATTTTGCTATTCACCAA CTATTGATTTCATACGGCGATACGGGTACAAAGGGCGCCCTAAAAGATGAGCATGTTCTTGGATCAGCAAAATGTCAG GCCTTAGCAGAACTTTTACCTTCTTTAGCAAATGATGGCCACCGAGTTCTCATATTTAGCCAGTGGACAACAATGCTGGATATCCTTGAATGGACATTGGAAGTAATAGGAGTTACCTATAGACGTCTTGATGGGGG CACCCCAGTTATTGAAAGACAGACTATAGTGGACACTTTTAATAATGATCGTTCTATAGTTGCATGTTTGCTCTCCACAAGAGCTGGAGGCCAGGGGCTGAATCTAATAGGAGCTGATACAGTCATAATACATGACATGGATTTTAACCCCCAGATGGATCGGCAAGCTGAAGATCGTTGCCATCGTATTGGGCAGCAGAAACCTGTCACTATCTATAG GCTTGTGACAAAGGAGTCAGttgatgaaaatatatatgcgATAGCACGGAGAAAGCTAGTATTAGATGCTGCAATTCTTCAGTCTGGAGCGGATGTAGATGATGAAACTGATGTACCTGAGAAGACAATGGGAGAGATTTTGGCATCTCTTCTCCTGGTGTGA
- the LOC100826306 gene encoding uncharacterized protein LOC100826306: MSDVYKKAKPGRLVFKGGEAATLRKPKKQKQKKNKKPAADVPADADAEAAAPAPSEGAEGGDAGGDYTIDAAKRMKYEELFPVETRKFGYDPTNAARTSRDRTVEEALDDRVRKKADRYCK, encoded by the coding sequence ATGTCGGACGTGTACAAGAAAGCGAAGCCCGGCCGCCTCGTCTTCAAGGGCGGCGAGGCCGCCACCCTCCGCAAGCccaagaagcagaagcagaagaagaacaagaagccAGCCGCCGATGTCCCCGCCGACGCTGACGCGGAAGCCGCGGCGCCCGCGCCCTCGGAGGGTGCCGAGGGTGGAGACGCGGGCGGCGACTACACCATCGACGCGGCGAAGCGGATGAAGTACGAGGAGCTGTTCCCCGTGGAGACGAGGAAGTTCGGGTACGACCCAACCAACGCCGCCCGCACCTCCCGCGACCGCACCGTCGAGGAGGCCCTGGACGACCGCGTGCGGAAGAAGGCCGACCGCTACTGCAAGTGA